One stretch of Thermanaerosceptrum fracticalcis DNA includes these proteins:
- a CDS encoding zinc-binding alcohol dehydrogenase family protein translates to MMKAVYIVEPHVIEYRDIPEPPAPLDDEVTIELKAAGICGTDVHIYHGVHAAAKYPRIPGHELVGIITAVGSEVKELQIGDRVAIDPVVSCGQCFLCQEGRHNICHQVMCLGVQTDGGFTEKINVKAERVYKFNPQIPWEEAALVEPYSIGAQMVDRGRITANDRVLIIGGGPIGLTVLQIAQNVQGAQVIVADILPNRLELAKEMGALAVINPQGKSAIQESYDYWSQGPNVIVDAVGSAKILEQTVQEAPHGTRIIEIGFNSEESRIRPVDITKKELEIIGSRMNKHKFPEVLQWFKEGKIQPRLLISHRFSYTELDKAMGIIEKEPTKVCKVILDF, encoded by the coding sequence ATGATGAAAGCTGTTTATATTGTTGAACCTCATGTCATTGAGTACCGGGATATTCCCGAGCCTCCTGCCCCTCTCGACGATGAAGTAACAATTGAATTAAAGGCGGCAGGTATCTGCGGTACAGATGTCCATATCTATCATGGCGTCCATGCCGCAGCCAAGTATCCCCGGATTCCAGGCCATGAACTGGTAGGTATTATCACAGCCGTTGGCTCTGAAGTAAAAGAGCTGCAAATCGGGGACCGGGTGGCTATCGATCCGGTGGTCAGCTGCGGTCAATGTTTCTTGTGCCAGGAAGGACGGCATAACATTTGTCATCAGGTCATGTGCCTGGGTGTACAAACCGACGGAGGGTTTACGGAAAAGATTAATGTTAAGGCTGAGCGGGTATATAAATTTAACCCTCAGATTCCCTGGGAAGAAGCGGCTCTCGTAGAACCTTACAGTATTGGCGCCCAGATGGTAGACAGAGGCCGGATTACCGCCAATGACCGTGTCCTCATTATCGGCGGCGGACCCATCGGCTTGACGGTGCTGCAGATTGCACAAAACGTCCAAGGTGCCCAGGTTATCGTCGCCGATATCTTGCCCAACCGCCTGGAACTGGCTAAAGAAATGGGGGCCTTAGCCGTCATTAATCCCCAGGGAAAATCGGCTATCCAGGAATCCTATGATTACTGGTCTCAAGGGCCCAATGTGATCGTTGACGCCGTTGGCAGCGCCAAAATCCTGGAACAGACTGTCCAGGAAGCTCCCCATGGCACCAGGATTATCGAAATTGGGTTCAATAGCGAGGAATCGCGTATCAGGCCCGTAGACATTACCAAAAAGGAACTGGAGATTATTGGCTCCCGCATGAATAAACATAAGTTTCCCGAAGTGTTACAGTGGTTCAAAGAAGGAAAAATTCAGCCCCGGCTCTTAATCAGCCACCGTTTTTCTTATACCGAACTGGATAAAGCCATGGGGATCATTGAGAAGGAACCCACAAAAGTTTGTAAAGTTATTCTGGATTTTTAG
- a CDS encoding Uma2 family endonuclease encodes MSSPIHHPERKYSYQDYLRWSDEERWELIDGVPYNITPSPSRKHQQILGELATEFTSYLRGKRCEAFIAPFDVRLFAEGKSDDQIMDVVQPDLFVICDPNKLDDKGCKGSPDLIIEILSPRTGKIDRWIKYKLYERAGVREYWIVEPVNSTIEVFTLNQNGRFELSGVYEDEDIIKVGIFDDLLIDLKVIFRE; translated from the coding sequence GTGAGTTCGCCTATCCATCATCCTGAACGGAAGTATAGCTATCAAGATTACTTGCGTTGGTCAGATGAAGAGCGTTGGGAACTAATTGACGGTGTACCCTATAATATTACTCCATCACCCTCCAGAAAACATCAGCAAATCTTAGGTGAATTAGCAACAGAATTCACCTCCTATCTCCGCGGCAAAAGGTGTGAGGCATTTATCGCGCCATTTGATGTCAGGCTTTTCGCGGAGGGAAAATCAGATGATCAAATCATGGATGTTGTACAGCCTGATCTCTTTGTAATCTGCGATCCCAATAAGCTAGACGATAAAGGGTGTAAAGGAAGTCCAGATTTAATCATTGAGATTCTTTCGCCCAGAACAGGAAAGATTGATCGATGGATCAAATATAAGTTGTATGAGCGGGCTGGAGTCAGGGAATACTGGATTGTTGAGCCAGTAAACAGTACAATCGAAGTTTTTACCCTAAACCAGAACGGACGGTTTGAATTGAGTGGGGTTTATGAGGATGAAGATATAATTAAAGTTGGTATTTTTGATGACTTGCTTATTGATCTGAAAGTAATCTTTAGGGAATAA
- a CDS encoding sodium ion-translocating decarboxylase subunit beta, whose protein sequence is MELNLTQALYDLAMSTGFVTITWQQIVMLFISFTLLYLAIVKGFEPLLLLPIAFGMLLANLPDTGIMAPQGTAIDPITGKEKIVPGGLLWYLYQGVKMGIYPPLIFLGIGAMTDFGPLIANPKTLLLGAAAQLGIFTTFIGALFLGFNPQEAASIGIIGGADGPTAIFLTSKLAPHLLGAIAVAAYSYMALVPIIQPPIMRALTTKKARMTVMEQLRPVSQTEKIIFPIVVTVIVTLLLPDAAPLIGMLMLGNLFRESGVVGRLNDTAQNALINIVTIFLGTTVGATASAENFLNFQTISIILLGLAAFAMGTAGGVLLGNLMYVLSGGKVNPLIGSAGVSAVPMAARVSQVVGQKDNPRNFLLMHAMGPNVAGVIGSAVAAGVLLSLFGTH, encoded by the coding sequence ATGGAACTTAATCTGACCCAGGCCCTTTACGATTTGGCCATGAGTACCGGCTTTGTCACCATAACCTGGCAGCAAATTGTTATGCTCTTCATTTCCTTTACTCTGCTGTACCTGGCCATCGTCAAAGGCTTTGAACCGCTTCTTTTATTACCAATTGCCTTTGGTATGCTTTTAGCGAACCTGCCTGATACCGGCATTATGGCACCCCAGGGAACTGCCATTGATCCCATTACCGGTAAAGAAAAGATCGTGCCCGGCGGCCTTTTATGGTACCTCTATCAAGGGGTAAAAATGGGAATCTATCCACCCCTGATCTTCCTGGGAATAGGAGCCATGACCGACTTCGGTCCCCTCATTGCCAACCCTAAGACCCTGCTTTTAGGTGCTGCTGCCCAGTTAGGTATCTTCACCACCTTTATCGGGGCCCTCTTCTTAGGGTTTAATCCCCAGGAAGCTGCTTCTATCGGTATTATCGGCGGTGCTGACGGTCCTACCGCTATCTTTTTAACCTCGAAGCTAGCGCCCCACCTCTTAGGCGCCATTGCTGTGGCTGCATATTCCTACATGGCTCTGGTACCCATTATCCAGCCGCCTATTATGCGGGCATTAACCACCAAGAAGGCCCGGATGACAGTGATGGAACAGCTTCGTCCCGTTTCCCAGACGGAAAAAATCATTTTCCCCATTGTGGTAACGGTTATTGTAACCCTGTTATTACCCGATGCGGCTCCGCTCATTGGTATGCTCATGCTGGGTAACCTCTTTAGAGAATCAGGTGTGGTGGGACGTTTGAATGATACAGCGCAAAACGCCCTCATCAACATCGTCACCATCTTCTTAGGTACAACCGTTGGTGCCACAGCCAGTGCCGAAAACTTCCTTAACTTTCAAACTATCTCGATTATTCTCCTGGGTTTAGCAGCATTTGCAATGGGTACGGCCGGTGGCGTGCTCCTTGGCAACCTGATGTATGTTCTCTCCGGGGGTAAGGTTAACCCCCTCATCGGTTCTGCCGGTGTATCGGCCGTGCCTATGGCGGCCCGGGTATCCCAGGTAGTGGGCCAGAAAGATAACCCCAGGAACTTCCTCCTGATGCATGCCATGGGTCCCAACGTGGCCGGTGTTATCGGTTCTGCCGTTGCTGCCGGTGTTCTGTTGTCACTCTTTGGTACACACTAA
- the kduD gene encoding 2-dehydro-3-deoxy-D-gluconate 5-dehydrogenase KduD encodes MILEQFSLKGKVAIVTGASRGLGQGMAVGLAEAGADIVGVASGDMTSTQKEVEAVGRRFVPVPADLRETTKVIPGIIEKTIENFGKIDILVNNAGIIRRQPTLEFSEEYWDEVMNINLKSAFFLAQAVANQFIKQGTGGKIINIASLLSFQGGILVPSYAASKHGIAGITKTMCNEWAKYNINVNAIAPGYMATDNTAPIRADEKRNQSIQERIPAGRWGNTRDLNGAVVFLASSASEYMHGHVLCVDGGWLAR; translated from the coding sequence ATGATCCTTGAACAGTTTTCTTTAAAGGGTAAAGTGGCCATCGTCACCGGAGCCAGCCGCGGCTTAGGCCAGGGTATGGCCGTAGGTTTGGCTGAAGCGGGAGCTGATATTGTGGGGGTAGCTTCCGGCGATATGACCTCTACTCAAAAAGAAGTAGAAGCTGTGGGAAGAAGATTCGTCCCCGTCCCAGCAGATTTAAGAGAGACCACCAAGGTGATCCCCGGGATTATTGAGAAAACCATAGAGAACTTTGGTAAAATCGATATCCTGGTTAATAACGCCGGGATCATCCGCCGCCAGCCCACGCTGGAATTTTCCGAAGAATACTGGGACGAAGTAATGAACATTAACCTGAAGTCAGCTTTCTTCCTTGCCCAGGCTGTGGCCAATCAATTTATCAAGCAAGGCACCGGGGGAAAGATTATCAATATTGCTTCTCTCCTCTCTTTCCAGGGGGGTATCTTAGTCCCTTCCTACGCAGCCAGTAAACATGGCATAGCGGGCATCACCAAAACCATGTGCAACGAGTGGGCCAAATACAACATCAACGTTAACGCTATCGCACCTGGATACATGGCTACTGATAATACTGCCCCCATCAGGGCCGATGAAAAAAGGAACCAGTCTATCCAGGAGCGGATTCCTGCCGGCCGCTGGGGCAATACCCGCGATTTGAACGGAGCCGTTGTCTTTTTGGCATCAAGCGCTTCCGAATATATGCACGGTCATGTGCTGTGTGTTGACGGCGGCTGGCTGGCCCGATAG
- the madM gene encoding malonate transporter subunit MadM, whose amino-acid sequence MNFVQIAADIISKNSLVMSFAVVAVMMVAGYRLSALLGEKRFGSAVAIVIGLVLALIAGKYTGGSKGIADIKILSGFGVLGGAMFRDYAIISTAFGANIEELKKAGVAGIVSLFVGVIFSFVVGAAFAIAFGFKSAVDVTTIGAGAVTFIVGPVTGGALGASSAVVALSIAAGVVKSVLCMIITPLVAPYIGLNNPQSAMVFGGLLGTTSGVAGGLAATDPKLVPYGAMTATFYTGLGCLLAPSVLFMIVRAILGS is encoded by the coding sequence ATGAATTTTGTTCAAATTGCTGCCGACATAATCTCTAAGAATAGCCTAGTAATGTCCTTTGCTGTTGTGGCTGTTATGATGGTCGCGGGGTACCGCTTATCGGCGTTATTAGGTGAAAAGCGTTTTGGTTCTGCTGTGGCCATTGTTATTGGTCTGGTACTGGCGCTGATTGCCGGTAAATACACCGGTGGTTCTAAGGGAATTGCAGACATAAAAATTCTCTCAGGTTTCGGAGTCCTCGGTGGTGCTATGTTTCGAGATTATGCCATCATTTCCACTGCTTTCGGCGCCAATATTGAAGAACTGAAAAAAGCCGGTGTAGCCGGGATAGTTTCCCTGTTTGTCGGTGTCATCTTTTCCTTTGTAGTAGGGGCGGCCTTTGCTATAGCTTTTGGTTTCAAGTCAGCAGTAGATGTGACTACCATCGGAGCGGGGGCTGTTACCTTCATTGTTGGCCCTGTTACGGGAGGTGCTTTGGGGGCCAGTTCAGCGGTAGTTGCCCTGTCGATTGCTGCCGGTGTGGTCAAATCGGTATTATGTATGATCATTACACCGCTGGTAGCCCCTTATATTGGCCTGAATAATCCCCAGTCGGCTATGGTTTTTGGTGGATTGTTAGGGACAACCAGCGGTGTGGCTGGGGGACTGGCTGCTACTGATCCTAAACTGGTGCCTTACGGTGCCATGACTGCTACTTTTTATACGGGATTGGGATGCCTGTTGGCCCCGTCGGTGCTCTTCATGATTGTTCGTGCTATACTGGGCAGTTAA
- a CDS encoding NAD(P)/FAD-dependent oxidoreductase: MSSKPIIVIGGGAAGLLAAGRAGELGARVILLEKNDRLGRKILMSGGGRCNVTNTGSIQELIKHYPGNGQFLYSAFSQFSNEDLMLLLERMGIPLKVEKEGRVFPSSDRASDVVKGLTKYLEQGGVEIRLAEKVTGIVTEGREVRGVNTEKERIASRLVIVATGGKSYPATGSTGDGYQWALACGHSIVPIRPALVPLNIKEGWVREVQGLALRDIEAVLMEGEKLLGRERGEMLFTHFGVSGPVILSLSRYVKSDSSGPGLTLSLNLKPALNQEELTGELQLELQKNQKKQLKNALHDILPRRLIPILIMESQISPDKLAHQLTKKERQALLDTLRNLKLTITGPRSLDEATVTAGGVSLKEINPKTMESKLIKGLYFAGEILDIDGFTGGYNLQAAFSTGYTAGDHAGQESF; the protein is encoded by the coding sequence ATGTCAAGCAAGCCTATTATTGTTATTGGCGGAGGTGCTGCCGGGTTACTGGCTGCGGGGCGGGCAGGTGAGTTAGGCGCCAGGGTGATCCTCCTGGAAAAAAACGATCGCCTGGGCCGGAAAATCCTGATGTCAGGCGGTGGACGCTGCAATGTGACCAATACCGGGAGTATCCAGGAGTTGATCAAGCATTACCCGGGGAATGGTCAATTTTTATACAGCGCTTTTAGTCAATTTTCCAATGAGGACCTGATGCTGCTTTTAGAAAGAATGGGTATACCCCTTAAGGTAGAGAAAGAAGGAAGGGTTTTTCCATCCTCCGACAGGGCTTCTGACGTCGTAAAGGGATTGACCAAATACTTGGAGCAGGGCGGGGTGGAGATCCGTTTGGCAGAAAAGGTGACAGGGATTGTTACGGAAGGCCGGGAGGTTAGGGGTGTAAATACGGAAAAAGAGAGGATTGCTTCCCGTCTGGTCATTGTGGCTACCGGGGGAAAATCCTATCCTGCCACAGGTTCTACGGGAGATGGCTATCAATGGGCTCTAGCCTGTGGACACAGTATTGTTCCCATTAGACCGGCTCTTGTTCCTTTAAACATTAAAGAAGGATGGGTGAGGGAGGTACAGGGACTGGCCCTCCGGGATATAGAAGCTGTTCTAATGGAAGGTGAGAAACTTCTGGGCAGGGAAAGGGGTGAAATGCTTTTTACCCATTTCGGCGTATCAGGACCTGTGATCTTATCCTTAAGCCGCTACGTGAAAAGTGATTCTTCGGGGCCGGGTTTAACCCTTTCTCTCAATCTAAAACCTGCATTAAACCAGGAGGAGTTGACCGGGGAACTGCAGCTTGAGCTCCAAAAAAATCAGAAAAAACAATTGAAAAATGCCCTGCATGACATTTTACCCAGGAGGCTAATCCCTATTCTTATCATGGAAAGCCAAATTTCCCCTGATAAACTTGCTCACCAGCTAACAAAAAAGGAGCGGCAGGCGCTCCTTGATACATTACGGAATTTAAAATTGACCATTACAGGGCCGCGTTCCCTGGACGAAGCCACTGTTACAGCAGGAGGAGTATCTCTTAAAGAGATAAATCCCAAAACCATGGAATCCAAGCTGATTAAAGGTTTGTATTTTGCGGGGGAAATCCTGGATATTGACGGTTTTACCGGGGGGTATAATTTACAGGCGGCTTTCTCAACAGGTTATACGGCAGGAGACCATGCGGGGCAGGAGAGTTTTTAG
- the mmdA gene encoding methylmalonyl-CoA decarboxylase subunit alpha, with the protein MSTKAKIDDLLARSKKIESGGGQKAIDKQHQSGKLTARERIEKLLDPGTFTELDKFVAHRCVNFDMAGKEAPGEGVVTGYGTIDGRLVYVFAQDFTVLGGSLGEMHAAKICKVMDLAVKMGAPCIGLNDSGGARIQEAVDALSGYGQIFYRNTLASGVIPQISVIMGPCAGGAVYSPALTDFVFMVKNTARMFITGPQVIKAVTGEEVSDEQLGGAMTHNRTSGVAHFAAENEEDCFRQIRTLLSYLPSNNLENPPYLESGDDPGRMDESLNEIIPDNPNAAYDMVELIQKIVDNGQFFQTQPLYAPNMLTGFARINGQVIGIIANQPKVMAGCLDINASDKAARFIRFCDAFNIPIVTFVDVPGYLPGTNQEYGGIIRHGAKLLYAYSEATVPKVTVITRKAYGGAYIGMCSRHLGADQVMAWPTAEIAVMGAEGAANIIFRKDIETAADPAKERAERIADYRERFATPYVAAERGYVDMVIEPKETRPRLANALEMLSTKRETRPAKKHGNIPL; encoded by the coding sequence ATGAGTACCAAAGCTAAAATTGATGATCTTTTGGCCCGTAGTAAAAAGATTGAATCAGGCGGCGGTCAAAAAGCCATCGATAAGCAGCACCAGAGCGGTAAACTCACTGCCCGTGAGCGCATCGAGAAACTCCTGGATCCGGGAACCTTTACTGAACTGGACAAGTTTGTTGCCCATCGTTGTGTAAACTTTGACATGGCCGGCAAAGAAGCCCCCGGTGAAGGCGTAGTAACGGGATATGGCACTATTGATGGCCGTCTGGTTTATGTCTTTGCCCAAGACTTTACAGTACTGGGCGGTTCTCTCGGGGAAATGCATGCCGCCAAGATCTGTAAAGTAATGGACCTGGCGGTAAAAATGGGTGCACCCTGTATAGGGCTTAACGACTCCGGAGGGGCCCGTATCCAGGAAGCGGTAGATGCCCTTTCCGGTTACGGTCAGATTTTCTACCGCAATACCCTGGCCTCAGGGGTTATTCCCCAAATTTCCGTGATTATGGGACCCTGTGCCGGTGGCGCCGTATATTCTCCTGCTCTAACAGACTTCGTTTTTATGGTGAAAAATACCGCCCGCATGTTCATCACGGGGCCCCAGGTAATTAAGGCCGTAACCGGTGAAGAAGTATCCGACGAACAGTTAGGCGGGGCTATGACCCACAACCGTACCAGCGGCGTTGCCCACTTTGCCGCCGAGAATGAAGAAGACTGTTTTAGGCAAATCCGTACCCTGCTAAGCTACCTGCCATCCAACAACCTGGAGAATCCCCCCTATCTGGAATCGGGCGATGATCCTGGCCGCATGGATGAATCCCTCAACGAAATCATTCCCGATAACCCCAACGCTGCTTATGACATGGTGGAACTCATCCAAAAGATTGTGGATAACGGCCAATTCTTCCAGACCCAACCTTTGTATGCCCCCAACATGCTGACAGGCTTCGCCCGCATTAATGGCCAGGTCATTGGCATTATCGCCAATCAACCTAAGGTTATGGCCGGCTGCCTGGACATCAACGCCTCCGATAAAGCTGCGCGTTTTATCCGTTTCTGCGATGCCTTTAACATCCCTATAGTAACTTTTGTGGATGTACCGGGATACTTACCGGGAACCAACCAGGAGTACGGCGGTATTATCCGTCACGGCGCCAAGCTGCTCTACGCTTATTCTGAAGCCACTGTACCCAAAGTAACCGTCATTACCCGTAAAGCCTATGGTGGTGCTTACATTGGCATGTGCTCACGCCACCTGGGGGCTGACCAGGTTATGGCCTGGCCTACAGCGGAAATTGCGGTCATGGGTGCCGAAGGTGCCGCCAACATCATCTTCCGCAAGGATATAGAAACAGCTGCCGATCCTGCGAAAGAACGGGCAGAAAGAATAGCCGATTACCGCGAACGTTTCGCCACTCCCTATGTAGCTGCCGAAAGGGGTTATGTGGATATGGTGATTGAACCTAAAGAAACCAGGCCCCGCCTGGCCAATGCCTTAGAGATGCTTTCTACTAAGCGCGAAACCCGTCCCGCTAAGAAACACGGCAATATTCCACTCTAA
- a CDS encoding biotin/lipoyl-containing protein → MKKFNITVNGKTYEVEVEEIGGSAAPAQRPAAPAAASVPAPQAAPAPAPKAAPAPVAAGAEVITAPMPGKIMSIKVKVGQAVKEGDLVLTLEAMKMENEIFSGATGSVKEIRVSEGAAVNPGDVLVVIG, encoded by the coding sequence ATGAAAAAATTTAATATCACAGTGAATGGTAAGACCTATGAAGTGGAAGTAGAAGAAATTGGCGGTAGTGCAGCCCCTGCGCAAAGGCCTGCCGCTCCTGCAGCAGCATCTGTTCCTGCACCTCAAGCTGCACCTGCCCCGGCTCCCAAGGCTGCCCCTGCTCCTGTAGCTGCCGGCGCTGAAGTCATTACTGCTCCCATGCCCGGTAAAATTATGTCCATTAAAGTGAAGGTAGGCCAAGCCGTGAAAGAGGGTGATCTCGTTTTAACCCTTGAAGCCATGAAAATGGAAAACGAAATCTTCTCCGGCGCAACTGGTAGCGTTAAAGAAATCAGAGTATCCGAAGGTGCGGCTGTTAACCCAGGGGACGTACTTGTAGTGATCGGCTAA
- a CDS encoding transposase: MLSINTLEGRIKVSFAIKGMEQYFDGSWSFGIAKLVTKYGKYFLHIPMTKEIVTPDINLVNKVVGIDLGINFLATAYDSKGKTIFFNGRTVKHKRAHYEQLRKKLQQKGTRSARKRLRSMGSRENRWVCDLNHKITKALVNQYGPNTLFVIEDLTGMRSAAEKVHLNNRYTSVSWAFYQFRSFLEYKAAMSGSSVIAVDPKYTSQTCPKCGHTEKANRDKKKHIFKCKTCSYTSNDDRIGAMNLWTTGIEYVSKVTLQASFTA, encoded by the coding sequence ATGCTATCGATTAACACTTTAGAAGGAAGAATTAAAGTTTCCTTTGCGATTAAAGGTATGGAACAATATTTCGACGGGTCATGGTCATTTGGTATAGCAAAACTTGTTACCAAATACGGAAAATATTTTCTCCACATACCTATGACTAAAGAGATTGTTACTCCCGATATAAATCTAGTTAATAAAGTCGTTGGTATAGATCTAGGGATAAATTTTCTCGCCACAGCGTACGACTCAAAGGGGAAAACAATATTTTTTAATGGTAGAACGGTCAAACATAAAAGGGCCCATTATGAGCAGCTTCGCAAAAAACTTCAGCAAAAGGGTACTCGTTCTGCAAGAAAACGCCTTCGTTCAATGGGTTCACGAGAAAACCGTTGGGTTTGTGATTTAAATCATAAAATCACTAAGGCACTCGTGAATCAGTACGGTCCAAACACCCTTTTTGTTATTGAAGATTTAACGGGTATGAGAAGTGCTGCCGAAAAAGTCCATCTTAATAACAGATACACTTCCGTATCTTGGGCATTCTATCAATTCAGAAGTTTTCTTGAATACAAGGCAGCGATGAGTGGCAGTTCGGTGATTGCTGTAGATCCTAAATACACATCGCAGACCTGTCCTAAATGCGGACACACCGAAAAAGCAAACCGCGATAAAAAGAAGCATATTTTTAAATGTAAAACCTGCTCCTATACCTCAAATGATGATCGTATCGGGGCCATGAATCTTTGGACAACAGGAATTGAGTACGTCTCCAAAGTTACGCTGCAAGCAAGTTTTACGGCGTAA
- a CDS encoding IclR family transcriptional regulator: MQSNYLEVQSLQRAFDILEVISNSSRPVNLKTLTEATGLAKSTVYRLLNNLESRDYVRCNPDGTYQLGLKLLLMSQRVDQKFELKNLARPFLKKLNDITKETVFLGILEKNKVLYVDMVESPHPVRLVAKIGTTNHVHCTSLGKALLMGHSEEAILDILNDQGMENRTEFTLVTPEAFLKDMELTRKRGYALDNRESEDECRCIGAPIYDYKGKVIAAVSISGPHSRFTLELIEKEVAEKLIIITGQISNSLGLISK, translated from the coding sequence ATGCAAAGCAATTACTTAGAGGTGCAATCACTACAAAGAGCTTTCGATATACTGGAGGTTATCAGCAACAGTTCCCGGCCTGTTAACCTGAAAACACTCACAGAGGCTACAGGCTTAGCCAAATCCACCGTTTACCGCCTGCTAAACAATTTGGAAAGCCGGGATTACGTACGCTGTAACCCCGATGGCACATATCAACTGGGCCTTAAACTTCTCCTCATGAGCCAGCGGGTAGATCAGAAATTTGAATTAAAAAACCTGGCCAGACCTTTCCTGAAAAAATTAAATGACATCACCAAAGAAACGGTCTTCCTGGGAATACTGGAGAAAAATAAAGTGCTTTATGTGGATATGGTGGAAAGTCCCCATCCCGTTCGTCTCGTAGCTAAGATTGGCACTACAAACCATGTACACTGCACTTCCCTGGGCAAGGCCCTCCTCATGGGACACAGTGAGGAAGCCATTCTGGATATCCTGAACGACCAGGGAATGGAGAATAGGACAGAGTTTACCCTGGTAACCCCCGAAGCTTTTCTCAAGGATATGGAACTCACCAGGAAAAGAGGCTATGCTTTGGATAACCGGGAAAGCGAAGATGAATGCCGCTGTATAGGAGCCCCCATATATGACTATAAAGGAAAGGTTATTGCTGCTGTCAGTATTTCCGGTCCCCACTCCCGTTTTACCTTAGAACTGATTGAAAAAGAAGTGGCAGAAAAACTAATAATTATCACTGGACAAATCTCTAATTCTCTGGGGTTAATCTCCAAATAA
- the madL gene encoding malonate transporter subunit MadL — MEIYGLGIIAACMFVGVFVGSIFAKLLGVSGDVGGVGIAMLLLVLVSNYIKLDEKTQNGIKLISNLYIPIIVAMAATQDVVKALSGGAVAFLAGGVATVASFFLVPLLSRIGKGDKISQGREM, encoded by the coding sequence ATGGAGATCTACGGACTTGGTATTATAGCCGCCTGTATGTTTGTTGGTGTTTTTGTGGGTAGTATATTTGCCAAACTGCTGGGAGTATCGGGTGATGTGGGCGGAGTAGGTATCGCCATGCTACTCCTGGTATTGGTGTCCAACTACATTAAATTGGATGAGAAAACTCAGAATGGAATTAAATTAATTAGCAATCTTTACATCCCTATCATTGTAGCCATGGCGGCTACTCAAGATGTGGTTAAAGCTCTTTCCGGTGGGGCAGTGGCCTTCCTGGCAGGCGGGGTGGCTACAGTGGCATCATTTTTCCTGGTTCCCTTGCTGTCACGTATCGGTAAAGGGGATAAAATTTCCCAGGGAAGGGAGATGTAA
- the gcvT gene encoding glycine cleavage system aminomethyltransferase GcvT, translated as MGELKKTTLYELHKKLGAKMVEFSGWEMPVQYTGIIEEHKAVRSAAGLFDVSHMGEILVKGPGALALIQKLITNDAAKLTVGQALYSPMCYSSGGIVDDLLVYRLGDDEYWLVVNASNKDKDFGWIKDHQEGKVTVEDISDKTGQIALQGPRSQEILSQITDINLGEIKYFRFVWAETAGVKTLVSRTGYTGEDGFELYMNAEGAPKVWQALLEAGKDYGLVPVGLGARDTLRFEARLPLYGHELNEEYTPLEAGLGSFVALSKAEDFIGKEALSKQKAEGITRKLVGFEMLDRGIPRAGYRIEKNNISIGEVTSGSFAPSLGKNLGLGYVKSAEAVLDNEITVIIRDKGLRARIIKTPFYKREVK; from the coding sequence TTGGGTGAACTGAAAAAAACTACATTATACGAACTGCACAAGAAGCTGGGTGCCAAAATGGTGGAATTTAGCGGATGGGAAATGCCTGTGCAGTATACCGGAATCATCGAGGAACATAAAGCTGTGCGCAGTGCGGCGGGACTCTTTGATGTCTCGCATATGGGAGAGATTCTGGTTAAAGGACCAGGAGCCCTTGCCTTGATTCAAAAACTCATAACCAATGATGCTGCTAAGCTTACCGTGGGGCAGGCCCTTTACAGTCCTATGTGTTATTCTTCGGGAGGGATTGTGGATGACCTTTTAGTGTACCGTCTTGGGGACGATGAATACTGGTTGGTGGTGAATGCAAGCAATAAAGACAAGGATTTTGGTTGGATTAAGGATCACCAGGAAGGTAAGGTAACAGTAGAGGATATATCAGACAAGACAGGCCAAATTGCCCTGCAGGGTCCCAGATCCCAGGAGATTCTCAGCCAGATTACGGATATTAATTTGGGAGAAATAAAGTACTTCCGCTTTGTTTGGGCTGAAACAGCCGGGGTTAAAACTTTAGTTTCGCGAACGGGGTATACCGGTGAGGACGGGTTTGAGCTCTATATGAATGCAGAAGGGGCTCCCAAGGTTTGGCAGGCACTATTGGAGGCGGGAAAAGACTATGGTCTTGTACCGGTAGGATTAGGAGCCCGGGATACCCTGCGTTTTGAAGCCAGGCTTCCCCTCTATGGACATGAACTGAATGAAGAATATACACCCCTGGAGGCGGGGTTGGGGAGTTTTGTGGCCCTGTCTAAGGCTGAGGATTTTATCGGTAAGGAAGCGCTCTCAAAGCAAAAGGCGGAAGGTATTACCCGTAAATTAGTAGGTTTTGAAATGCTTGATAGAGGTATTCCCCGGGCAGGTTATAGAATAGAAAAAAATAACATATCCATTGGTGAGGTGACCTCCGGGAGCTTTGCCCCTTCTCTGGGTAAAAACCTGGGGCTTGGTTATGTAAAGTCAGCCGAAGCTGTACTGGACAACGAAATTACCGTTATTATCAGGGATAAAGGCCTGCGGGCCCGTATCATAAAAACACCATTTTATAAGAGGGAGGTAAAATGA